One Papio anubis isolate 15944 chromosome 9, Panubis1.0, whole genome shotgun sequence genomic window carries:
- the GSG1 gene encoding germ cell-specific gene 1 protein isoform X4, translating into MSDSSQLTQDVCLTQEMELAKAFSGQRTLLSAVLSMLSLSFSTISLLSNYWFVGTQKVPKPLCEKGLAAKCFDMPVSLDGDTTNTSTQEVVQYNWETGDDRFSFRSFRSGIWLSCEETVEEPGERCRSFIELTPPTEREILWLSLGTQITYIGLQFISFLLLLTDLLLTANPACGLKLSAFAAVSSVLSGLLGMVAHMMYSQVFQATANLGPEDWRPHVWNYGWAFYMAWLSFTCCMASAVTTFNTYTRMVLEFKCKHSKSFKEPPNCRPHHHRCFPRQLSSAAPTAGPLTGYHQYHNQPIHSVSEGVDFYSELRNKGFQREASQELKEAVRSSVEEEQC; encoded by the exons ATGAGCGACTCCTCTCAACTGACTCAAGATGTTTGCCTCACCCAGGAG ATGGAGCTCGCGAAGGCCTTCTCTGGCCAGCGGACACTCCTATCTGCCGTCCTCAGCATGCTATCACTCAGCTTCTCCACAATATCCCTGCTCAGCAACTACTGGTTTGTGGGCACACAGAAGGTGCCCAAGCCCCTGTGCGAGAAAGGTCTGGCAGCCAAGTGCTTTGACATGCCAGTGTCCCTGGATGGAGATACCACCAACACATCCACCCAGGAGGTGGTACAATACAACTGGGAGACTGGGGATGACCGGTTCTCCTTCCGGAGCTTCCGGAGTGGCATATGGCTATCCTGTGAGGAAACTGTGGAAGAACCAG GGGAGAGGTGCCGAAGTTTCATTGAACTCACACCACCAACCGAGAGAG AAATCCTATGGTTATCCCTGGGAACGCAGATCACCTACATCGGACTTCAATTCATCAGCTTCCTCCTGCTACTAACGGACTTGCTACTTACTGCGAACCCTGCCTGTGGGCTCAAACTGAGCGCCTTTGCTGCTGTTTCCTCTGTGCTGTCAG GTCTCTTGGGGATGGTGGCCCACATGATGTATTCACAAGTCTTCCAGGCGACTGCCAACTTGGGTCCGGAAGACTGGAGACCCCATGTTTGGAATTATGGCTGGGCCTTCTA CATGGCCTGGCTCTCCTTCACCTGCTGCATGGCGTCAGCTGTCACCACCTTCAACACGTACACCAGGATGGTGCTGGAGTTCAAGTGCAAGCATAGTAAGAGCTTCAAGGAACCCCCGAACTGCCGACCACATCACCACCGGTGTTTCCCTCGGCAGCTGTCAAGTGCAGCCCCCACCGCGGGTCCTTTGACCGGCTACCACCAGTATCATAATCAGCCCATCCACTCTGTCTCTGAGGGAGTCGACTTCTACTCTGAGCTGCGGAACAAGGGATTTCAACGAGAGGCCAGCCAGGAGCTGAAAGAAGCAGTTAGGTCATCTGTAGAGGAAGAGCAGTGTTAG
- the GSG1 gene encoding germ cell-specific gene 1 protein isoform X3 yields MSDSSQLTQDVCLTQEMELAKAFSGQRTLLSAVLSMLSLSFSTISLLSNYWFVGTQKVPKPLCEKGLAAKCFDMPVSLDGDTTNTSTQEVVQYNWETGDDRFSFRSFRSGIWLSCEETVEEPGERCRSFIELTPPTEREILWLSLGTQITYIGLQFISFLLLLTDLLLTANPACGLKLSAFAAVSSVLSGLCLPVSSVGLLGMVAHMMYSQVFQATANLGPEDWRPHVWNYGWAFYMAWLSFTCCMASAVTTFNTYTRMVLEFKCKHSKSFKEPPNCRPHHHRCFPRQLSSAAPTAGPLTGYHQYHNQPIHSVSEGVDFYSELRNKGFQREASQELKEAVRSSVEEEQC; encoded by the exons ATGAGCGACTCCTCTCAACTGACTCAAGATGTTTGCCTCACCCAGGAG ATGGAGCTCGCGAAGGCCTTCTCTGGCCAGCGGACACTCCTATCTGCCGTCCTCAGCATGCTATCACTCAGCTTCTCCACAATATCCCTGCTCAGCAACTACTGGTTTGTGGGCACACAGAAGGTGCCCAAGCCCCTGTGCGAGAAAGGTCTGGCAGCCAAGTGCTTTGACATGCCAGTGTCCCTGGATGGAGATACCACCAACACATCCACCCAGGAGGTGGTACAATACAACTGGGAGACTGGGGATGACCGGTTCTCCTTCCGGAGCTTCCGGAGTGGCATATGGCTATCCTGTGAGGAAACTGTGGAAGAACCAG GGGAGAGGTGCCGAAGTTTCATTGAACTCACACCACCAACCGAGAGAG AAATCCTATGGTTATCCCTGGGAACGCAGATCACCTACATCGGACTTCAATTCATCAGCTTCCTCCTGCTACTAACGGACTTGCTACTTACTGCGAACCCTGCCTGTGGGCTCAAACTGAGCGCCTTTGCTGCTGTTTCCTCTGTGCTGTCAG GGCTCTGCCTTCCTGTTTCCTCCGTAGGTCTCTTGGGGATGGTGGCCCACATGATGTATTCACAAGTCTTCCAGGCGACTGCCAACTTGGGTCCGGAAGACTGGAGACCCCATGTTTGGAATTATGGCTGGGCCTTCTA CATGGCCTGGCTCTCCTTCACCTGCTGCATGGCGTCAGCTGTCACCACCTTCAACACGTACACCAGGATGGTGCTGGAGTTCAAGTGCAAGCATAGTAAGAGCTTCAAGGAACCCCCGAACTGCCGACCACATCACCACCGGTGTTTCCCTCGGCAGCTGTCAAGTGCAGCCCCCACCGCGGGTCCTTTGACCGGCTACCACCAGTATCATAATCAGCCCATCCACTCTGTCTCTGAGGGAGTCGACTTCTACTCTGAGCTGCGGAACAAGGGATTTCAACGAGAGGCCAGCCAGGAGCTGAAAGAAGCAGTTAGGTCATCTGTAGAGGAAGAGCAGTGTTAG
- the GSG1 gene encoding germ cell-specific gene 1 protein isoform X1, whose product MSDSSQLTQDVCLTQEMELAKAFSGQRTLLSAVLSMLSLSFSTISLLSNYWFVGTQKVPKPLCEKGLAAKCFDMPVSLDGDTTNTSTQEVVQYNWETGDDRFSFRSFRSGIWLSCEETVEEPALLHPQSWKQFRALRSSGTAAAKGERCRSFIELTPPTEREILWLSLGTQITYIGLQFISFLLLLTDLLLTANPACGLKLSAFAAVSSVLSGLCLPVSSVGLLGMVAHMMYSQVFQATANLGPEDWRPHVWNYGWAFYMAWLSFTCCMASAVTTFNTYTRMVLEFKCKHSKSFKEPPNCRPHHHRCFPRQLSSAAPTAGPLTGYHQYHNQPIHSVSEGVDFYSELRNKGFQREASQELKEAVRSSVEEEQC is encoded by the exons ATGAGCGACTCCTCTCAACTGACTCAAGATGTTTGCCTCACCCAGGAG ATGGAGCTCGCGAAGGCCTTCTCTGGCCAGCGGACACTCCTATCTGCCGTCCTCAGCATGCTATCACTCAGCTTCTCCACAATATCCCTGCTCAGCAACTACTGGTTTGTGGGCACACAGAAGGTGCCCAAGCCCCTGTGCGAGAAAGGTCTGGCAGCCAAGTGCTTTGACATGCCAGTGTCCCTGGATGGAGATACCACCAACACATCCACCCAGGAGGTGGTACAATACAACTGGGAGACTGGGGATGACCGGTTCTCCTTCCGGAGCTTCCGGAGTGGCATATGGCTATCCTGTGAGGAAACTGTGGAAGAACCAG CACTGCTCCATCCCCAGTCCTGGAAACAATTTAGAGCCCTTCGGTCCAGTGGTACAGCGGCAGCAAAAG GGGAGAGGTGCCGAAGTTTCATTGAACTCACACCACCAACCGAGAGAG AAATCCTATGGTTATCCCTGGGAACGCAGATCACCTACATCGGACTTCAATTCATCAGCTTCCTCCTGCTACTAACGGACTTGCTACTTACTGCGAACCCTGCCTGTGGGCTCAAACTGAGCGCCTTTGCTGCTGTTTCCTCTGTGCTGTCAG GGCTCTGCCTTCCTGTTTCCTCCGTAGGTCTCTTGGGGATGGTGGCCCACATGATGTATTCACAAGTCTTCCAGGCGACTGCCAACTTGGGTCCGGAAGACTGGAGACCCCATGTTTGGAATTATGGCTGGGCCTTCTA CATGGCCTGGCTCTCCTTCACCTGCTGCATGGCGTCAGCTGTCACCACCTTCAACACGTACACCAGGATGGTGCTGGAGTTCAAGTGCAAGCATAGTAAGAGCTTCAAGGAACCCCCGAACTGCCGACCACATCACCACCGGTGTTTCCCTCGGCAGCTGTCAAGTGCAGCCCCCACCGCGGGTCCTTTGACCGGCTACCACCAGTATCATAATCAGCCCATCCACTCTGTCTCTGAGGGAGTCGACTTCTACTCTGAGCTGCGGAACAAGGGATTTCAACGAGAGGCCAGCCAGGAGCTGAAAGAAGCAGTTAGGTCATCTGTAGAGGAAGAGCAGTGTTAG
- the GSG1 gene encoding germ cell-specific gene 1 protein isoform X6, with the protein MSDSSQLTQDVCLTQEMELAKAFSGQRTLLSAVLSMLSLSFSTISLLSNYWFVGTQKVPKPLCEKGLAAKCFDMPVSLDGDTTNTSTQEVVQYNWETGDDRFSFRSFRSGIWLSCEETVEEPALLHPQSWKQFRALRSSGTAAAKGERCRSFIELTPPTERGEKGLLEFATLQGPCHPTLRFGGKRLMEKASLPSPPLGLCGKNPMVIPGNADHLHRTSIHQLPPATNGLATYCEPCLWAQTERLCCCFLCAVRSLGDGGPHDVFTSLPGDCQLGSGRLETPCLELWLGLLHGLALLHLLHGVSCHHLQHVHQDGAGVQVQA; encoded by the exons ATGAGCGACTCCTCTCAACTGACTCAAGATGTTTGCCTCACCCAGGAG ATGGAGCTCGCGAAGGCCTTCTCTGGCCAGCGGACACTCCTATCTGCCGTCCTCAGCATGCTATCACTCAGCTTCTCCACAATATCCCTGCTCAGCAACTACTGGTTTGTGGGCACACAGAAGGTGCCCAAGCCCCTGTGCGAGAAAGGTCTGGCAGCCAAGTGCTTTGACATGCCAGTGTCCCTGGATGGAGATACCACCAACACATCCACCCAGGAGGTGGTACAATACAACTGGGAGACTGGGGATGACCGGTTCTCCTTCCGGAGCTTCCGGAGTGGCATATGGCTATCCTGTGAGGAAACTGTGGAAGAACCAG CACTGCTCCATCCCCAGTCCTGGAAACAATTTAGAGCCCTTCGGTCCAGTGGTACAGCGGCAGCAAAAG GGGAGAGGTGCCGAAGTTTCATTGAACTCACACCACCAACCGAGAGAGGTGAGAAAGGACTACTGGAATTTGCCACGTTGCAAGGCCCATGTCACCCCACTCTCCGATTTGGAGGGAAGCGGTTGATGGAGAaggcttccctcccctcccctcccttgggGCTTTGTGGCAA AAATCCTATGGTTATCCCTGGGAACGCAGATCACCTACATCGGACTTCAATTCATCAGCTTCCTCCTGCTACTAACGGACTTGCTACTTACTGCGAACCCTGCCTGTGGGCTCAAACTGAGCGCCTTTGCTGCTGTTTCCTCTGTGCTGTCAG GTCTCTTGGGGATGGTGGCCCACATGATGTATTCACAAGTCTTCCAGGCGACTGCCAACTTGGGTCCGGAAGACTGGAGACCCCATGTTTGGAATTATGGCTGGGCCTTCTA CATGGCCTGGCTCTCCTTCACCTGCTGCATGGCGTCAGCTGTCACCACCTTCAACACGTACACCAGGATGGTGCTGGAGTTCAAGTGCAAGCATAG
- the GSG1 gene encoding germ cell-specific gene 1 protein isoform X8, producing the protein MSDSSQLTQDVCLTQEMELAKAFSGQRTLLSAVLSMLSLSFSTISLLSNYWFVGTQKVPKPLCEKGLAAKCFDMPVSLDGDTTNTSTQEVVQYNWETGDDRFSFRSFRSGIWLSCEETVEEPGERCRSFIELTPPTERGEKGLLEFATLQGPCHPTLRFGGKRLMEKASLPSPPLGLCGKNPMVIPGNADHLHRTSIHQLPPATNGLATYCEPCLWAQTERLCCCFLCAVRSLGDGGPHDVFTSLPGDCQLGSGRLETPCLELWLGLLHGLALLHLLHGVSCHHLQHVHQDGAGVQVQA; encoded by the exons ATGAGCGACTCCTCTCAACTGACTCAAGATGTTTGCCTCACCCAGGAG ATGGAGCTCGCGAAGGCCTTCTCTGGCCAGCGGACACTCCTATCTGCCGTCCTCAGCATGCTATCACTCAGCTTCTCCACAATATCCCTGCTCAGCAACTACTGGTTTGTGGGCACACAGAAGGTGCCCAAGCCCCTGTGCGAGAAAGGTCTGGCAGCCAAGTGCTTTGACATGCCAGTGTCCCTGGATGGAGATACCACCAACACATCCACCCAGGAGGTGGTACAATACAACTGGGAGACTGGGGATGACCGGTTCTCCTTCCGGAGCTTCCGGAGTGGCATATGGCTATCCTGTGAGGAAACTGTGGAAGAACCAG GGGAGAGGTGCCGAAGTTTCATTGAACTCACACCACCAACCGAGAGAGGTGAGAAAGGACTACTGGAATTTGCCACGTTGCAAGGCCCATGTCACCCCACTCTCCGATTTGGAGGGAAGCGGTTGATGGAGAaggcttccctcccctcccctcccttgggGCTTTGTGGCAA AAATCCTATGGTTATCCCTGGGAACGCAGATCACCTACATCGGACTTCAATTCATCAGCTTCCTCCTGCTACTAACGGACTTGCTACTTACTGCGAACCCTGCCTGTGGGCTCAAACTGAGCGCCTTTGCTGCTGTTTCCTCTGTGCTGTCAG GTCTCTTGGGGATGGTGGCCCACATGATGTATTCACAAGTCTTCCAGGCGACTGCCAACTTGGGTCCGGAAGACTGGAGACCCCATGTTTGGAATTATGGCTGGGCCTTCTA CATGGCCTGGCTCTCCTTCACCTGCTGCATGGCGTCAGCTGTCACCACCTTCAACACGTACACCAGGATGGTGCTGGAGTTCAAGTGCAAGCATAG
- the GSG1 gene encoding germ cell-specific gene 1 protein isoform X9 — translation MSDSSQLTQDVCLTQEMELAKAFSGQRTLLSAVLSMLSLSFSTISLLSNYWFVGTQKVPKPLCEKGLAAKCFDMPVSLDGDTTNTSTQEVVQYNWETGDDRFSFRSFRSGIWLSCEETVEEPALLHPQSWKQFRALRSSGTAAAKGERCRSFIELTPPTERGEKGLLEFATLQGPCHPTLRFGGKRLMEKASLPSPPLGLCEILWLSLGTQITYIGLQFISFLLLLTDLLLTANPACGLKLSAFAAVSSVLSGLLGMVAHMMYSQVFQATANLGPEDWRPHVWNYGWAFYMAWLSFTCCMASAVTTFNTYTRMVLEFKCKHSKSFKEPPNCRPHHHRCFPRQLSSAAPTAGPLTGYHQYHNQPIHSVSEGVDFYSELRNKGFQREASQELKEAVRSSVEEEQC, via the exons ATGAGCGACTCCTCTCAACTGACTCAAGATGTTTGCCTCACCCAGGAG ATGGAGCTCGCGAAGGCCTTCTCTGGCCAGCGGACACTCCTATCTGCCGTCCTCAGCATGCTATCACTCAGCTTCTCCACAATATCCCTGCTCAGCAACTACTGGTTTGTGGGCACACAGAAGGTGCCCAAGCCCCTGTGCGAGAAAGGTCTGGCAGCCAAGTGCTTTGACATGCCAGTGTCCCTGGATGGAGATACCACCAACACATCCACCCAGGAGGTGGTACAATACAACTGGGAGACTGGGGATGACCGGTTCTCCTTCCGGAGCTTCCGGAGTGGCATATGGCTATCCTGTGAGGAAACTGTGGAAGAACCAG CACTGCTCCATCCCCAGTCCTGGAAACAATTTAGAGCCCTTCGGTCCAGTGGTACAGCGGCAGCAAAAG GGGAGAGGTGCCGAAGTTTCATTGAACTCACACCACCAACCGAGAGAGGTGAGAAAGGACTACTGGAATTTGCCACGTTGCAAGGCCCATGTCACCCCACTCTCCGATTTGGAGGGAAGCGGTTGATGGAGAaggcttccctcccctcccctcccttgggGCTTTGTG AAATCCTATGGTTATCCCTGGGAACGCAGATCACCTACATCGGACTTCAATTCATCAGCTTCCTCCTGCTACTAACGGACTTGCTACTTACTGCGAACCCTGCCTGTGGGCTCAAACTGAGCGCCTTTGCTGCTGTTTCCTCTGTGCTGTCAG GTCTCTTGGGGATGGTGGCCCACATGATGTATTCACAAGTCTTCCAGGCGACTGCCAACTTGGGTCCGGAAGACTGGAGACCCCATGTTTGGAATTATGGCTGGGCCTTCTA CATGGCCTGGCTCTCCTTCACCTGCTGCATGGCGTCAGCTGTCACCACCTTCAACACGTACACCAGGATGGTGCTGGAGTTCAAGTGCAAGCATAGTAAGAGCTTCAAGGAACCCCCGAACTGCCGACCACATCACCACCGGTGTTTCCCTCGGCAGCTGTCAAGTGCAGCCCCCACCGCGGGTCCTTTGACCGGCTACCACCAGTATCATAATCAGCCCATCCACTCTGTCTCTGAGGGAGTCGACTTCTACTCTGAGCTGCGGAACAAGGGATTTCAACGAGAGGCCAGCCAGGAGCTGAAAGAAGCAGTTAGGTCATCTGTAGAGGAAGAGCAGTGTTAG
- the GSG1 gene encoding germ cell-specific gene 1 protein isoform X5: MSDSSQLTQDVCLTQEMELAKAFSGQRTLLSAVLSMLSLSFSTISLLSNYWFVGTQKVPKPLCEKGLAAKCFDMPVSLDGDTTNTSTQEVVQYNWETGDDRFSFRSFRSGIWLSCEETVEEPALLHPQSWKQFRALRSSGTAAAKGERCRSFIELTPPTERGEKGLLEFATLQGPCHPTLRFGGKRLMEKASLPSPPLGLCGKNPMVIPGNADHLHRTSIHQLPPATNGLATYCEPCLWAQTERLCCCFLCAVRALPSCFLRRSLGDGGPHDVFTSLPGDCQLGSGRLETPCLELWLGLLHGLALLHLLHGVSCHHLQHVHQDGAGVQVQA; this comes from the exons ATGAGCGACTCCTCTCAACTGACTCAAGATGTTTGCCTCACCCAGGAG ATGGAGCTCGCGAAGGCCTTCTCTGGCCAGCGGACACTCCTATCTGCCGTCCTCAGCATGCTATCACTCAGCTTCTCCACAATATCCCTGCTCAGCAACTACTGGTTTGTGGGCACACAGAAGGTGCCCAAGCCCCTGTGCGAGAAAGGTCTGGCAGCCAAGTGCTTTGACATGCCAGTGTCCCTGGATGGAGATACCACCAACACATCCACCCAGGAGGTGGTACAATACAACTGGGAGACTGGGGATGACCGGTTCTCCTTCCGGAGCTTCCGGAGTGGCATATGGCTATCCTGTGAGGAAACTGTGGAAGAACCAG CACTGCTCCATCCCCAGTCCTGGAAACAATTTAGAGCCCTTCGGTCCAGTGGTACAGCGGCAGCAAAAG GGGAGAGGTGCCGAAGTTTCATTGAACTCACACCACCAACCGAGAGAGGTGAGAAAGGACTACTGGAATTTGCCACGTTGCAAGGCCCATGTCACCCCACTCTCCGATTTGGAGGGAAGCGGTTGATGGAGAaggcttccctcccctcccctcccttgggGCTTTGTGGCAA AAATCCTATGGTTATCCCTGGGAACGCAGATCACCTACATCGGACTTCAATTCATCAGCTTCCTCCTGCTACTAACGGACTTGCTACTTACTGCGAACCCTGCCTGTGGGCTCAAACTGAGCGCCTTTGCTGCTGTTTCCTCTGTGCTGTCAG GGCTCTGCCTTCCTGTTTCCTCCGTAGGTCTCTTGGGGATGGTGGCCCACATGATGTATTCACAAGTCTTCCAGGCGACTGCCAACTTGGGTCCGGAAGACTGGAGACCCCATGTTTGGAATTATGGCTGGGCCTTCTA CATGGCCTGGCTCTCCTTCACCTGCTGCATGGCGTCAGCTGTCACCACCTTCAACACGTACACCAGGATGGTGCTGGAGTTCAAGTGCAAGCATAG
- the GSG1 gene encoding germ cell-specific gene 1 protein isoform X7 — translation MSDSSQLTQDVCLTQEMELAKAFSGQRTLLSAVLSMLSLSFSTISLLSNYWFVGTQKVPKPLCEKGLAAKCFDMPVSLDGDTTNTSTQEVVQYNWETGDDRFSFRSFRSGIWLSCEETVEEPGERCRSFIELTPPTERGEKGLLEFATLQGPCHPTLRFGGKRLMEKASLPSPPLGLCGKNPMVIPGNADHLHRTSIHQLPPATNGLATYCEPCLWAQTERLCCCFLCAVRALPSCFLRRSLGDGGPHDVFTSLPGDCQLGSGRLETPCLELWLGLLHGLALLHLLHGVSCHHLQHVHQDGAGVQVQA, via the exons ATGAGCGACTCCTCTCAACTGACTCAAGATGTTTGCCTCACCCAGGAG ATGGAGCTCGCGAAGGCCTTCTCTGGCCAGCGGACACTCCTATCTGCCGTCCTCAGCATGCTATCACTCAGCTTCTCCACAATATCCCTGCTCAGCAACTACTGGTTTGTGGGCACACAGAAGGTGCCCAAGCCCCTGTGCGAGAAAGGTCTGGCAGCCAAGTGCTTTGACATGCCAGTGTCCCTGGATGGAGATACCACCAACACATCCACCCAGGAGGTGGTACAATACAACTGGGAGACTGGGGATGACCGGTTCTCCTTCCGGAGCTTCCGGAGTGGCATATGGCTATCCTGTGAGGAAACTGTGGAAGAACCAG GGGAGAGGTGCCGAAGTTTCATTGAACTCACACCACCAACCGAGAGAGGTGAGAAAGGACTACTGGAATTTGCCACGTTGCAAGGCCCATGTCACCCCACTCTCCGATTTGGAGGGAAGCGGTTGATGGAGAaggcttccctcccctcccctcccttgggGCTTTGTGGCAA AAATCCTATGGTTATCCCTGGGAACGCAGATCACCTACATCGGACTTCAATTCATCAGCTTCCTCCTGCTACTAACGGACTTGCTACTTACTGCGAACCCTGCCTGTGGGCTCAAACTGAGCGCCTTTGCTGCTGTTTCCTCTGTGCTGTCAG GGCTCTGCCTTCCTGTTTCCTCCGTAGGTCTCTTGGGGATGGTGGCCCACATGATGTATTCACAAGTCTTCCAGGCGACTGCCAACTTGGGTCCGGAAGACTGGAGACCCCATGTTTGGAATTATGGCTGGGCCTTCTA CATGGCCTGGCTCTCCTTCACCTGCTGCATGGCGTCAGCTGTCACCACCTTCAACACGTACACCAGGATGGTGCTGGAGTTCAAGTGCAAGCATAG
- the GSG1 gene encoding germ cell-specific gene 1 protein isoform X2, producing the protein MSDSSQLTQDVCLTQEMELAKAFSGQRTLLSAVLSMLSLSFSTISLLSNYWFVGTQKVPKPLCEKGLAAKCFDMPVSLDGDTTNTSTQEVVQYNWETGDDRFSFRSFRSGIWLSCEETVEEPALLHPQSWKQFRALRSSGTAAAKGERCRSFIELTPPTEREILWLSLGTQITYIGLQFISFLLLLTDLLLTANPACGLKLSAFAAVSSVLSGLLGMVAHMMYSQVFQATANLGPEDWRPHVWNYGWAFYMAWLSFTCCMASAVTTFNTYTRMVLEFKCKHSKSFKEPPNCRPHHHRCFPRQLSSAAPTAGPLTGYHQYHNQPIHSVSEGVDFYSELRNKGFQREASQELKEAVRSSVEEEQC; encoded by the exons ATGAGCGACTCCTCTCAACTGACTCAAGATGTTTGCCTCACCCAGGAG ATGGAGCTCGCGAAGGCCTTCTCTGGCCAGCGGACACTCCTATCTGCCGTCCTCAGCATGCTATCACTCAGCTTCTCCACAATATCCCTGCTCAGCAACTACTGGTTTGTGGGCACACAGAAGGTGCCCAAGCCCCTGTGCGAGAAAGGTCTGGCAGCCAAGTGCTTTGACATGCCAGTGTCCCTGGATGGAGATACCACCAACACATCCACCCAGGAGGTGGTACAATACAACTGGGAGACTGGGGATGACCGGTTCTCCTTCCGGAGCTTCCGGAGTGGCATATGGCTATCCTGTGAGGAAACTGTGGAAGAACCAG CACTGCTCCATCCCCAGTCCTGGAAACAATTTAGAGCCCTTCGGTCCAGTGGTACAGCGGCAGCAAAAG GGGAGAGGTGCCGAAGTTTCATTGAACTCACACCACCAACCGAGAGAG AAATCCTATGGTTATCCCTGGGAACGCAGATCACCTACATCGGACTTCAATTCATCAGCTTCCTCCTGCTACTAACGGACTTGCTACTTACTGCGAACCCTGCCTGTGGGCTCAAACTGAGCGCCTTTGCTGCTGTTTCCTCTGTGCTGTCAG GTCTCTTGGGGATGGTGGCCCACATGATGTATTCACAAGTCTTCCAGGCGACTGCCAACTTGGGTCCGGAAGACTGGAGACCCCATGTTTGGAATTATGGCTGGGCCTTCTA CATGGCCTGGCTCTCCTTCACCTGCTGCATGGCGTCAGCTGTCACCACCTTCAACACGTACACCAGGATGGTGCTGGAGTTCAAGTGCAAGCATAGTAAGAGCTTCAAGGAACCCCCGAACTGCCGACCACATCACCACCGGTGTTTCCCTCGGCAGCTGTCAAGTGCAGCCCCCACCGCGGGTCCTTTGACCGGCTACCACCAGTATCATAATCAGCCCATCCACTCTGTCTCTGAGGGAGTCGACTTCTACTCTGAGCTGCGGAACAAGGGATTTCAACGAGAGGCCAGCCAGGAGCTGAAAGAAGCAGTTAGGTCATCTGTAGAGGAAGAGCAGTGTTAG